The Salvia miltiorrhiza cultivar Shanhuang (shh) chromosome 1, IMPLAD_Smil_shh, whole genome shotgun sequence genome has a window encoding:
- the LOC131023868 gene encoding uncharacterized protein LOC131023868, whose protein sequence is MGSLRGHIGPGLAFCIIGLWHLFNHTKLHATNPNSYISHPFFPISKFKHLELHFIIFATLTSISMELFILPHRHHPFAPDGSIPSNHLHNLEHSAISLAFLTYAASAVALDRIAPPARSALTHLLAAAAFQQELLLFHLHSTDHAGLEGRYHWLLQLLILASLAVTVLSLADSRSFLLGFVRSLLIFAQGVWLVVIGVMLYTPRLMPKGCAVGLDDGHYVVRCDGGEAVERAKSLAAILFSYYVVAVAVFGVLFYLCLVKLYSKAHVEYHGLATDFGDHKEEADAFHLDG, encoded by the exons ATGGGGAGCCTGCGCGGCCACATCGGACCGGGACTAGCCTTCTGCATCATCGGCCTATGGCATCTCTTCAACCACACCAAACTCCACGCCACAAACCCTAATTCCTACATCTCCCATCCATTTTTCCCCATTTCCAAATTCAAACACCTCGAGCTCCACTTCATCATCTTCGCCACCCTCACCTCCATCTCCATGGAACTCTTCATCCTTCCCCACCGCCACCACCCCTTCGCCCCCGACGGCTCCATCCCCTCCAACCACCTCCACAACCTCGAGCACTCCGCCATCTCCCTCGCCTTCCTCACCTACGCCGCCTCCGCCGTCGCGCTCGACAGAATCGCCCCGCCGGCCCGATCCGCCCTCACGCACctcctcgccgccgccgc GTTTCAACAGGAGCTCCTCCTCTTCCACCTCCATTCCACCGACCACGCCGGCCTCGAGGGGCGCTACCACTGGCTCCTCCAGCTCCTCATCCTCGCCTCCCTCGCCGTAACCGTGCTCAGCCTCGCCGATTCTAGAAGCTTCCTGCTCGGATTCGTGAGATCTCTGTTGATTTTCGCACAGGGGGTTTGGCTCGTTGTAATCGGCGTCATGCTCTACACGCCGCGGCTGATGCCCAAGGGCTGCGCGGTCGGATTGGACGACGGCCACTACGTGGTGCGCTGCGACGGCGGAGAGGCGGTGGAAAGGGCGAAGTCGCTCGCTGCCATTCTGTTCAGTTACTACGTTGTTGCGGTGGCGGTTTTTGGCGTGTTGTTTTATTTGTGCTTGGTGAAGTTGTACTCTAAGGCTCATGTGGAGTACCACGGCTTAGCTACTGATTTTGGGGATCATAAGGAGGAAGCTGATGCTTTTCACTTAGATGGATAA